The Arvicola amphibius chromosome 11, mArvAmp1.2, whole genome shotgun sequence genomic interval caaaacaaaaaaatttcttgGGCTAataagatgactcagtcagtggGTTAAGAGCTTGTCTTAGTCagcattgctgtgatgaaatgcaGCTCACTGATTGATAGCTGACAGGATTCCAgatgagattacaggtgtgcacctctgTGCCTGGCTCTATTTACACCTTCAGTTCAATTGCTCAGAGTAGTAGAGGGATAGCTCAGGAGTAACGAGCACTGGCTAGTCTTCCAGAAGACTaggattctattcccagcactcacatggtggttcacaacagtCTTTAACTTCAGCCCCGAAGGACTCTtaagtgccctcttctggctctggtGAGTTCTTCATACATACGGTATACAGAtaatacatgcaggtgaaacactattacacataaaaataaattgcacAAAGAAACTCTTGCTTATCTCAGATTGAGCAAAGGATCACCAGCCTAGACAGTTTTCAAAAGTATTCTAGGAAATTGAAGTGAATGGAATCTCCAGGTTGATCTTGTCCTTGATTTTTGTGTCTTTAATATAGTTCCACTAAGGTATGAGGAgagccatgtttgtctttttaactTATAagcctctctgctttctggtcagGTCAAGGAGTTGGTTAGATTCGCTTTCTAGTTCTTGAGCCTGTGGCCACATAATTTTATGAATTGAAATGCTGTAAAGTTCACCCATTCCAAAACTCCATTACAGATGCAACTGATACTGAGGGAGGCCAAGTTACTTATTGAGAATCATTTAAGTAgcccagtggctctcagccttagTTAAACTTGGAAACACCTTCAGGTGGGCTTAAAAACACTGTACTTGAGCTGGGTactggtggtgtacacctttaatcccagcactcaagaggcaggcggatctctgagtttgaggccagcctggtctacaagagctagttccaggacaggctccaaagctacaaagaaaccctgtcttgaaaagccgaaaaaaaaaaaaaaaaaacccactgtgcttggctgggcggtggttgttctttcgttttttgtttttgtctcagctctcgggaggcagagaatctctgtgagttcgaggccagcctggtctacagagtgagttccgggacatgctctaaagctacagagaaacctgtctcaaaaccacccctccacacacacaaacccaaacaaacaaacaaaaaactaaacctGTGCTAGGGAAATGATGTTATGTTGCATTGGTCTTCTGATTGGTTATAATGAATCATTATAATATATTTGCCTACAACATCGATGATTCTTATTccaactgaaatattttatttcttagaacTCTTAGGTTAAAAGACTTTTGGTTTTGATCGCACGTTTTGTTTCATTTGCATGTTTGTCATGAGGAGTTCAGAGAACAGCTTATGGGAGTCATGTCTCTCCttccatgggtcctggggattaaactcaggtttaGCTGCAAGagtctttacctactgagccattttgccagccccaAAAGGTGccctctcgctctctcgctctcctccctctctctctctctctgcagggctttattatgtatgcaactcCAGCTGGtctggcactcactttgtagagcaggcttgagctttgtcttagggtttctgttgtcaTGAATATGAGcagaagcaagttggggaggaaagggtttataaatttggcttacacttccacattgtagttcaTTGTCTAAGGgggtcagggcaggagctgaggcagaggccatggagggatgctgctctggcttgcttttcatggcttgctcagactgctttcttatagaacctgggaccaccagcctagggaacGCCCCACCCACAAGGAGCTGGTTCCTCCCTCATCAGTCACTATGAAAAAGCCTATGGAGACATTTCTtgattgaggttccctcctttcagctTGTTGGTCAAGTTGACATGAAGCTAGCCAGGTCAAGCCCCtagcgatccacctgcctttagAGTGCTTTACCACCATGCCCTGCAAGAaggcatttctgttttgttttgttctgttatgttttgagagagggttctctgtgtgacagctgtCCTGGGGATTTGCTttgtaggacaggctggccttgaactcattgagatctgccttcctgtgctgggattaaaagctgcTGAGCCACCATTAGACCTTTCTTAATCTAAGTGATAAGTTTATACATTTTATGACACAAAGCTTCAGAATCttggagtttttattttaagttggttaaattaaaaaaaaaatgactatttgtggtttttctctggtgctggggattgaatccaccTATCACGCATGctttagatctatgtatgtggAACATGATACAAAGTTCATGCCAGAGGCACCTAATAATTCAGGGTAGGTCTTTGAGTAAAATATTGGGAAGACAGAACCTTTGAAGCACTAATTAAAATGTCAGCTGCTATGTGGATGCCAGGATTTGAACctctcagtcctctggaagagcagcctcctaactgctgagccatctctccagacttctgcactaataaaaatgtattagaaTTTCTATCTTGCATTCTGTTTTcagtgtatattttaatttttaaatttaggcttaattttctttttattatttttaacttttcctaTAGGTAAAGGCACTGAAAGAGAAGATTGAATCTGAAAAGGGGAAAGATGCCTTTCCAGTAGCGGGTCAGAAGCTAATCTATGCAGGTATTAATGCAGTTCTGAAATTCCACTGCTTTGCATATTTGACACTTTAGAAATGTTATCTTAATGCCGGGCGGTCGTGACTCACGACCTTCATCCcagtggtggatctctgtgagttcgaggccagtctggtctataagagttagttccaggacaggctccaaagctacagagaaactctgtctaaaaagaagaagaaaggaagaaaagaaagaaaattgttatCTTAGAAATTACAGTATTTTTGAATTGACTTTGTCAGAAACATGATCGTATAGATAATAGTGgaagtagtttttaaattatggtttGATATTCAGTCTTCTCTCTGCACATTTGCCGTCTGTGTCCATGGAGTGATTGTGAGTACTGTGACTGACACTTTCAGTCTGTTAAGAACTTGTGCACTAGTTGACTAATATATACGAAAGTTGGAGAATGAAGGCTTGTTTCATACATCAGAAGATCTTCATAATAGGATTAAATGATAGGAATCCCccctaaaattgaaaaaaagattaTATAGAGTATTTTTAAATTCGTAAGAAAAAGAAGCCCCAATACAAAAGCACCCAATTACAAATTTAATTAGCCTCACTGACACTCaggaaaatatgttaaaaatactcTTGATGGCAAAATTTAGTAGAGGAAACTCATTTGTTCCCTTGAAGGTATCAGTCATTGTAGATATCAGtgaaatgtgtttgtttattatgtatacagcattctctgtgtgtatgcctgcaggcccgaAGATGGCActagaactcattacagatggttgtttaaccaccgtgtggttgctgggaattgaactcaggttctttggaagagcaggcaatgctcttaaccgttgagccatctctccagcccagtgaaatgtgtttttaacctgtttgtttcctttcatgGAGCTTTTGTAGTTTTTGCATTTTCAAAGCAGGGCCTCTCTGTAtccctttctgtcctggaactcacaatcaaGACCAGGCAGGCCCAGAACTAATGGAATTatgcgtgcctctgcctctctagtgttaggattaaaggcgtacatcaaaaagaaaacaaacaaacaaaaacaaggcgGTGGTGGCTCAGGAAACCttttttcaatcccagcactctggaggcagaggcagatggatctctgagattgaggccagctgTTCTACCGAACAGCTACCTGGGCAGCCAGGGCACTGTGGTGGGCATGTTTCCTTCTAGGAGAGACAAGGTGAGAATGATCGCACACTGATCTAGCTCCATTGTTGTCAGAAttcagaagccagaaaaaggGGATGAATTATAAGTCTTGGTGCATAGCCTCTTAATTTCATTCCCACTCTTTTGTGCAATTCATACTGATTTTTATGCAATAGCTTTTTTAGAATAGAGAACTAAATTCAAGTGAAAGGAACCATTTAGGAGTCCTGACCTGAGCATAGCTTTGGTCTTCTGCACTATGCTCACTGAGTTTcgctgttctcttttctttttttttttttttttttcttattaatacaGTATTTATTTGTCTTCTCTCTGTCAAACCCTGAGCCAATCACTTTCCCCAGACTTCCTGGGGAGGTACAGGAAAAGGAACATACAGGGCAGACGGGACACAAAAGAACTATGGGAGGTGGAAGTGGAGACAGCTGCTTCGCATGGCGAAGAGGATGAGAAAGGCCACCATTAGGCAAAAGAGCCCCATGGCCTCTGAGAGGGCAAAGCCCAGAATGGCGTAGGAGAAGAGCTGTTGCTTCAGAGAAGGGTTCCTGGCATAACCAATGATGAGGCTCCCAAAAACAGTTCCAATCCCAGCCCCAGAGCCAGCCACCCCAACAGTAGCAGCCCCAGCCCCAATGAACTTGGCGGCTGTGTCGATGTCCCTGGAAATGACACTGGTTTGGAAGCTGCGGCTAGGGACAAGTGAGGTCAAAGGACGAGGGACTGCCAAGCTGCTGAGGGCCTCATCTCTCCGTGTCTGTGGGTTCAGCTCCAGTGCAGACAGTGGACGACTCAGCAGCTGAGAGGTGCTCCTGACCAAGGAGCGGGTAGAGATGAACCTGGAACAGGCATACATTTTCAGGGGTGAGGGGCCAAGGCAAGAGAGCTGCTCCCAGGGTAGAGAAGACAGCTGTTCTCTTTTCTTGTATGTTCTGCTGTTTTTATGAAAGGTTTTGTTCActtggtttattttggtttgtagttgttttgcttttaaaaaaacattaagagcatggggctggagagatggactcagtggttaagagcgctacCTGCTCTTCataaatcctgagttcaattcccagaaaccacatggtggctaacaacaatctataataagatctggtaccctcttctggcctgtagagaatacatgcaggaagaaaccCTGtatccataatttaaaaaataaatcttaaaaaataacattggAACACTTCTGATTCATTAAGTGTCTAGTGTTTCAAAAAGGAAGTTGCTCATCCCTTCTTTCagaaaaaatatactttattttcgAGAAGGTGACAAGGCaattgaaaatgtttaattttctttgtctttatgaTTTCCCTATTTGTAGGACTGACTTCAAATAAGtagttaataaattaaaaatcaaatcagTTGGTGTTTTATATGCTGAAGAGATGTTAGACATTTTTTCATCAGATGCTTATGCTTTTAAAGAGGTGCCTGtccatttatatgtttattagCTGGATGCTAAAGTTTTTATTAGACATTTTACTTGATAGAATTAATGTTAAGAGTAATTTTTTTGTAAGAGAGCTTAATGTATTCTTAAATAACATTTTCTCCTGAATTATTAGGCAAAATCCTCAGTGATGACACTGCTCTCAAAGAATACAAAATTGATGAGAAGAACTTTGTGGTGGTTATGGTGACAAAAGTAAGTTTTGTCTTCCCACTGTACTGTTATGCATGTGAATCATCAAACAGTGGCCACTCCCCCAGCCGACAAGTTGTGTGCATTTCTGTAGCCCAGCATGTGTGGTACATAGTGTGGGTACTTAACTGCCTTCCAGAATATAGGCAGATCTACCATGGTCCCCTGTAAGGCTGATAATTAGGTATTAGTAGTTCTAAactcattttataaaacaatgtgtcttatttttaaaggggCATAACTCCTTAAAGCCCGTGAAGAGTTATCATCTTTCCTTAATCTATGTTCTTTATAAGAGGTGCTAGAGTAGTTAAGTCACCACgtgattatttaaaattaatgtccTTAGCAATCAAATTAATGTCTTTCATTCTGTAGCTTTCAGTATATTGTCTTTCAGGTACTAAATATTTATGCTAGACTTGACAAACTCAgggcaggaaaaaaaacatgaattgaGTGCGAGTTTAGTTTTCAGTGAGAagagttttaagaaataaaacgaCAGCTAAAGAAATGATGATTTTTGTAAGTAACTTTTGAGCAAGAGCTGTTTTGTGATTTACTGATGTTGAAATATATTGGGTAATTTTATgaaagcaagcttttttatttatttgtatatttgtttgtttgttttattttcctaaaatagaGCTTGAGAGCAGGGGCAAAACATCAGCCAGTAAAGTGCTTCCTTACTTTGCAAGCCTAAGAATCTGAGTTCTGTCTCCAGAGCCTTCACTAAAATGATGCCATCACATGCCCTTAGTGTAAGGTCAACGCTGGGAGTCAGAGTTAAGCATAGCCCTGGGACTCGCTGGCCTTATAGTCTAGCAAAACTTGAATTTCAGCCAAtgagagacttttttttcttttttaaataaaaggtggATGGCTTTTGAGAGGGTCATCTGCctcttggcctccacatgcatgcctgcacacattTACAATCAGAATTTGAGCATGcagccccaaataatcacacagaaatcatactATTTACAGTATTGTTTGGAcaatggcttaagcatatttttggctaactcatatcttaaattaacccatcttcattaatctgtgtatcgccacaagacTGTGtggcttaggggctggagagatggctcagaggttaagagcattacctgctcttccagaggtcctgagttcaattcccagcaaccacatggtggctcacaaccatccataatgaagtctggtgccctcttctgacctgcaggcatacacacaacacaatattgtatacatgataaataaatattataaaaaaactGGCTTACCAGGTGAagtcatggcatctgtctcctgcagggctacatggctcttcgctgactctgcctttttctgccagcattcagtttagtttttccttcctacctctattctgcaactgagcaggcccaagacagtcctttattaaccagtggtattcacagcatatagaggggaatcccacatcaaattctTAAAGAGACTGCTTTGTACACTTGCTTCTTTAAAGACACGTGACCCGAGAGAGCAGTGTATTAATCATCTTCCCATCGCTGTAATATCCGAGGAAGAAGTATGCAGTAGTAAAAGGTTTATTGTTAGCTCTGACAGTTTTGGAGAATGGAAGTCCAAGTAGCATGGGGAAGACCACACAAGGACCTCTTGTAGCTGTGTTGTTGTGGTGGGATATGTCTATATTTCTATCAGTGTATAGTTTTCTTTTGTCCTTATAAAGTCACCAGAATTATTCATGAAAGCGCTCTTGTGATCTAGTTTTAAAGGCCCTACCACCAATATCACAGTCAGAATTAATTTCTACCCATTTCATATTGGTTTATCCTAAGACTTTAGGTTTAGGGTttgtgctaggcatggtggcacacacatctaatcccagaactttggacacagagacaggcagatctctgagatctaTGCCAGCATGGTTTTCTTAGTGAGTTTCATATCAGCCAAAGACaacctcaaaacaacaacaaatgactTTAGGGCTTAAATTGCCTGAGATCAGGAGGGAACAAACATAGCAAGCGCCGCTCTTCTTGTAATAATGAAAGTAATGTTTAAGTGGATGATCGGAGTTGGTTCATCAAAGACTAGTAGTGGAATAAGGGAGTTTTCCCCAGAGTTACAGAATAATAATAGCAGTAGGAAATAGTGAAATGGATGATTAAAAATCTGGTACATATAAAATGAAGTGTtatctctaaagaaaaataaagtcacaaaattttcaggaaaatagagATGTTAAGTGAGGTCACatagtctcagaaaaaaatgtacattctTCATTAGTGATGATAGCCtattatgtacacatgcatatatgtgagtATAGTTAGCAtgtagaaaagcaagaaaaaagtgtaataacaaagataaaattCGTGTGCATTAGCTTACATGTATAGTCCATATATCATGTGAGTCCTCAAAGTATAACATTTTAAACGCTGTGTCCACATGTAATTcatgtgtttatattattttgataatTGTCTTATGGGGTATGGCTGTGGCAGTGAATTCTTATAATTAGCCCTCGGAAGTTGAGATAGTTGAGACCCTCtctgaaaatacacacagaataatGTTCTGTTCGCAATTAAGAATTAGAAAAagagctggacggtggtggcacacacctttaatcccagcactcaggaggcaaaggcagatggatcattgtgagttagaggccagcctggtctacaagagctagttcaaggacaggctccaaagctacagagaaatcctgtcttgaaaacgagggagggagggagggagggagggaggaaggagaaaaattaggaaaagaaaaggga includes:
- the LOC119826216 gene encoding ATP synthase F(0) complex subunit C2, mitochondrial-like, which encodes MYACSRFISTRSLVRSTSQLLSRPLSALELNPQTRRDEALSSLAVPRPLTSLVPSRSFQTSVISRDIDTAAKFIGAGAATVGVAGSGAGIGTVFGSLIIGYARNPSLKQQLFSYAILGFALSEAMGLFCLMVAFLILFAMRSSCLHFHLP